In Papio anubis isolate 15944 chromosome 17, Panubis1.0, whole genome shotgun sequence, the following are encoded in one genomic region:
- the OTOP2 gene encoding proton channel OTOP2, translated as MSEELAPGPQESPPAPRAGPREVWKKGGRLLSVLLAANVLLLACTLISGGAFNKVAVYDTDVFALLTTMMLLAMLWILFYLLRTVRCSCAVPYRDAHAGPIWLRGGLVLFGICTLIMDIFKTGYYSSFFECQSAIKILHPVIQAVFVIIQTYFLWVSAKDCVHVHLNLTRCGLMFTLTTNLAIWMAAVVDESVHQSHSYSSSHSNTSHGHLASDQRAGNPVGGDSCLCSTAVCQIFQQGYFYLYPFNIEYSLFASTMLYVMWKNVGRFLASAPGHSHTPSPLSLFRETFFAGPVLGLLLFVIGLAVFIIYEVQVSGGGGRTRQALVIYYSFNIVCLGLTTLVSLSGSIIYRFDRRAMDHHKNPTRTLDVALLMGAALGQYAISYYSIVAVVAGTPQDLLAGLDLTHALLMIAQHTFQNIFIIESLHRGPPRAEPHSTPTKEPCQNLTFTNLDAFHTLPACPPTPRLVSPSPADQREAVAIISAPRSQWRRRCLRDIALFLLLCNVILWIMPAFGARPHFSNTVEVDFYGYSLWAAIVNICLPFGIFYRMHAVSSLLEVYVLS; from the exons ATGTCCGAGGAGCTGGCCCCGGGCCCCCAGGAGAGCCCCCCGGCGCCGCGGGCGGGCCCCAGGGAGGTGTGGAAGAAGGGCGGCCGCCTGCTGTCTGTGCTGCTGGCCGCGAACGTGCTGCTCCTCGCCTGCACGCTCATCAGCGGCGGAGCCTTCAACAAGGTGGCCGTGTACGACACAGACGTGTTCGCGCTACTCACTACGATGATGCTGCTGGCAATGCTCTGGATCCTCTTCTACCTCCTCCGGACCGTGCGCTGCTCCTGCGCGGTACCCTACCGGGACGCGCACGCTGGCCCCATCTGGCTCCGAG GTGGACTGGTGCTGTTTGGTATCTGCACCCTCATCATGGATATCTTCAAGACCGGCTACTACTCCAGTTTCTTTGAGTGCCAGTCAGCCATAAAGATCCtgcaccctgtcatccaggctgtgtTTGTCATCATCCAG ACCTACTTCCTCTGGGTCTCCGCTAAAGACTGCGTTCACGTCCACCTGAATCTGACCCG GTGTGGTCTCATGTTCACACTCACCACCAACCTGGCCATCTGGATGGCGGCCGTGGTGGATGAATCTGTGCACCAATCCCACTCCTACAGCAGTTCTCACAGCAACACCAGCCACGGCCATCTCGCCTCTGACC AGCGTGCGGGCAACCCAGTCGGAGGAGACTCCTGCCTCTGCAGCACGGCTGTCTGCCAGATCTTCCAGCAGGGGTACTTCTACCTCTATCCCTTCAACATCGAGTACAGCCTCTTCGCCTCCACCATGCTGTACGTCATGTGGAAGAATGTGGGCAGATTCCTGGCCTCCGCCCCTGGCCACAGCCACACCCCATCCCCTCTCAGCCTCTTCCGGGAGACCTTTTTTGCTGGCCCGGTTCTGGGCCTGCTGCTCTTCGTGATAGGACTGGCTGTCTTCATCATCTATGAGGTTCAAGTGAGCGGGGGCGGGGGCCGCACCCGGCAGGCCCTGGTCATCTACTACAGCTTCAACATTGTCTGCTTGGGACTTACGACCTTGGTTAGCCTGAGTGGCTCCATCATCTACCGTTTTGACCGCCGGGCCATGGACCACCATAAGAACCCCACGCGCACCCTGGACGTGGCCCTGCTGATGGGTGCCGCCCTGGGTCAGTACGCCATCTCCTACTACTCCATCgtggccgtggtggcgggcacacCCCAGGACCTGCTGGCAGGGCTCGACCTCACCCATGCGCTGCTCATGATTGCCCAGCACACCTTCCAGAACATATTTATCATCGAGAGCCTTCACCGAGGACCGCCCAGGGCTGAGCCTCACAGTACCCCCACCAAGGAACCTTGCCAAAACCTCACCTTCACCAACCTGGATGCCTTCCACACCTTGCCTGcctgcccacccacccccagGCTGGTTAGCCCCAGCCCCGCAGACCAGCGAGAAGCAGTGgccatcatctcagcccccagAAGCCAATGGAGACGCCGGTGCCTAAGAGACATTGCTCTGTTTCTCCTGCTCTGCAATGTCATC CTGTGGATCATGCCTGCCTTCGGGGCCCGCCCTCACTTCAGCAACACAGTGGAGGTGGATTTCTACGGTTACTCCCTCTGGGCAGCCATCGTCAACATCTGCCTCCCTTTCGGCATCTTCTACCGCATGCACGCCGTCTCCAGCCTGCTGGAGGTCTACGTGCTGTCCTGA
- the USH1G gene encoding Usher syndrome type-1G protein isoform X2: protein MNDQYHRAARDGYLELLKEATRKELNAPDEDGMTPTLWAAYHGNLESLRLIVSRGGDPDKCDIWGNTPLHLAASNGHLHCLSFLVSFGANIWCLDNDYHTPLDMAAMKGHMECVRYLDSIAAKQSSLNPKLVGKLKDKAFREAERRIRECAKLQRKHHERMERRYRRELAEGSDTLSFSSLTSSTLSRRLQHLALGSHLPYSQATLHGTARGKTKIQKKLERRKQGGEGTFKVSEDGRKSARSLSGLQLGNDVMFVRQGTYANPKEWGRAPLRDMFLSDEDSVSRATLAAEPAHSEVSTDSGHDSLFTRPGLGTMVFRRNYLSSGLHGLGREDGGLDGMGAPRGRLQSSPSLDDDSLGSANSLQDRSCGEELPWDELDLGLDEDLEPETSPLETFLASLHMEDFAALLRQEKIDLEALMLCSDLDLRSISVPLGPRKKILGAVRRRRQAMERPPALEDTEL from the exons ATGAACGACCAGTACCACCGGGCAGCCCGGGATGGCTACCTGGAGCTCCTCAAGGAGGCCACCCGGAAGGAGCTGAATGCCCCCGACGAGGATGGCATGACCCCAACTCTCTGGGCTGCCTACCACGGCAACCTGGAGTCGCTGCGCCTCATTGTGAGCCGCGG GGGTGACCCGGACAAGTGTGACATCTGGGGCAACACACCCCTGCATCTGGCAGCTTCCAATGGCCACTTGCACTGCCTGTCCTTCCTGGTGTCCTTCGGGGCCAACATCTGGTGCCTAGACAACGACTACCACACGCCGCTGGACATGGCTGCCATGAAAGGCCACATGGAATGCGTGCGCTACCTGGACTCCATCGCGGCCAAGCAGAGCAGCCTCAACCCCAAGCTAGTGGGTAAGCTGAAGGACAAGGCCTTCCGCGAGGCGGAGCGGCGCATCCGCGAGTGCGCCAAGCTGCAGCGCAAGCACCACGAACGCATGGAGCGGCGCTACCGGCGCGAGCTGGCCGAGGGCTCCGACACCCTCAGTTTCTCCAGCCTCACGTCCAGCACCCTGAGCCGCCGGCTGCAGCACCTGGCGCTGGGCAGCCACCTGCCGTACTCGCAGGCCACGCTGCACGGCACGGCCAGGGGCAAGACCAAGATACAGAAGAAGCTGGAGCGGCGCAAGCAGGGCGGCGAAGGCACTTTCAAAGTCTCCGAGGATGGGCGCAAGAGCGCCCGCTCGCTCTCGGGCCTGCAGCTGGGCAACGACGTGATGTTCGTGCGCCAGGGCACCTACGCCAATCCCAAGGAGTGGGGCCGAGCCCCGCTCCGGGACATGTTCCTCTCGGACGAGGACAGTGTCTCCCGTGCCACGCTGGCAGCCGAGCCTGCCCACTCGGAGGTCAGCACCGACTCAGGCCACGACTCCCTCTTTACCCGCCCCGGCCTGGGCACCATGGTGTTCCGGAGAAATTACTTGAGCAGTGGGCTGCACGGACTGGGCCGCGAGGATGGGGGGCTGGACGGGATGGGAGCGCCTCGGGGTCGGCTGCAGAGCTCCCCCAGCCTGGACGATGACAGCCTGGGCAGTGCCAACAGCCTGCAGGACCGCAGCTGTGGGGAGGAGCTGCCCTGGGACGAGCTGGACTTAGGCTTGGACGAGGACCTGGAGCCCGAGACCAGCCCGCTGGAGACCTTTCTGGCCTCTCTGCACATGGAGGACTTTGCCGCCCTCCTGCGGCAGGAGAAGATTGACCTCGAGGCTCTGATGCTGTGCTCTGACCTCGACCTCCGCAGCATCAGCGTCCCCCTGGGGCCCCGAAAGAAGATCTTGGGGGCCGTGAGGAGGCGGCGGCAGGCGATGGAACGCCCGCCGGCCCTGGAGGACACAGAGCTGTGA
- the USH1G gene encoding Usher syndrome type-1G protein isoform X1 translates to MNDQYHRAARDGYLELLKEATRKELNAPDEDGMTPTLWAAYHGNLESLRLIVSRGGDPDKCDIWGNTPLHLAASNGHLHCLSFLVSFGANIWCLDNDYHTPLDMAAMKGHMECVRYLDSIAAKQSSLNPKLVGKLKDKAFREAERRIRECAKLQRKHHERMERRYRRELAEGSDTLSFSSLTSSTLSRRLQHLALGSHLPYSQATLHGTARGKTKIQKKLERRKQGGEGTFKVSEDGRKSARSLSGLQLGNDVMFVRQGTYANPKEWGRAPLRDMFLSDEDSVSRATLAAEPAHSEVSTDSGHDSLFTRPGLGTMVFRRNYLSSGLHGLGREDGGLDGMGAPRGRLQSSPSLDDDSLGSANSLQDRSCGEELPWDELDLGLDEDLEPETSPLETFLASLHMEDFAALLRQEKIDLEALMLCSDLDLRSISVPLGPRKKILGAVRRRRQAMERPPALEDTEL, encoded by the exons ATGAACGACCAGTACCACCGGGCAGCCCGGGATGGCTACCTGGAGCTCCTCAAGGAGGCCACCCGGAAGGAGCTGAATGCCCCCGACGAGGATGGCATGACCCCAACTCTCTGGGCTGCCTACCACGGCAACCTGGAGTCGCTGCGCCTCATTGTGAGCCGCGG GGGTGACCCGGACAAGTGTGACATCTGGGGCAACACACCCCTGCATCTGGCAGCTTCCAATGGCCACTTGCACTGCCTGTCCTTCCTGGTGTCCTTCGGGGCCAACATCTGGTGCCTAGACAACGACTACCACACGCCGCTGGACATGGCTGCCATGAAAGGCCACATGGAATGCGTGCGCTACCTGGACTCCATCGCGGCCAAGCAGAGCAGCCTCAACCCCAAGCTAGTGGGTAAGCTGAAGGACAAGGCCTTCCGCGAGGCGGAGCGGCGCATCCGCGAGTGCGCCAAGCTGCAGCGCAAGCACCACGAACGCATGGAGCGGCGCTACCGGCGCGAGCTGGCCGAGGGCTCCGACACCCTCAGTTTCTCCAGCCTCACGTCCAGCACCCTGAGCCGCCGGCTGCAGCACCTGGCGCTGGGCAGCCACCTGCCGTACTCGCAGGCCACGCTGCACGGCACGGCCAGGGGCAAGACCAAGATACAGAAGAAGCTGGAGCGGCGCAAGCAGGGCGGCGAAGGCACTTTCAAAGTCTCCGAGGATGGGCGCAAGAGCGCCCGCTCGCTCTCGGGCCTGCAGCTGGGCAACGACGTGATGTTCGTGCGCCAGGGCACCTACGCCAATCCCAAGGAGTGGGGCCGAGCCCCGCTCCGGGACATGTTCCTCTCGGACGAGGACAGTGTCTCCCGTGCCACGCTGGCAGCCGAGCCTGCCCACTCGGAGGTCAGCACCGACTCAGGCCACGACTCCCTCTTTACCCGCCCCGGCCTGGGCACCATGGTGTTCCGGAGAAATTACTTGAGCAGTGGGCTGCACGGACTGGGCCGCGAGGATGGGGGGCTGGACGGGATGGGAGCGCCTCGGGGTCGGCTGCAGAGCTCCCCCAGCCTGGACGATGACAGCCTGGGCAGTGCCAACAGCCTGCAGGACCGCAGCTGTGGGGAGGAGCTGCCCTGGGACGAGCTGGACTTAGGCTTGGACGAGGACCTGGAGCCCGAGACCAGCCCGCTGGAGACCTTTCTGGCCTCTCTGCACATGGAGGACTTTGCCGCCCTCCTGCGGCAGGAGAAGATTGACCTCGAGGCTCTGATGCTGTGCTCTGACCTCGACCTCCGCAGCATCAGCGTCCCCCTGGGGCCCCGAAAGAAGATCTTGGGGGCCGTGAGGAGGCGGCGGCAGGCGATGGAACGCCCGCCGGCCCTGGAGGACACAGAGCT ATAA